TTGGCAGGCTATGTCCGAGCAAGGGATCGTCGTCCGCGGCGCGCGGATGCACAACCTCAAGAACATCGACGTCACCATCCCACGCAACAAGCTCGTGGTGGTCACGGGGCTTTCAGGATCAGGCAAGTCCTCGCTCGCCTTCGACACGATCTACGCGGAGGGGCAGCGCCGCTACATCGAGTCGCTGTCGGCCTACGCGCGGCAGTTCCTGGGCCAGATGGACAAGCCTGACGTCGACTCGATCGAAGGCTTATCGCCCGCCATCTCGATCGAGCAGCGCACCGCGAGCAAGAACCCGCGATCCACAGTCGGGACCGCGACCGAGATATACGACTACCTGAGGCTCCTCTACGCCCGCGCGGGAACGCCGCACTGCGTGAAATGCGGCCGCCCCATCGAGGGGCAGACCGTCCAACAGATGGTCGACCGGCTCACGGAGCTGCCCGAGGGTGCGCGCATCGTCCTCTTTGCCCCGATCGCCTCGGGCCGCAAGGGCGAGTATGCGAAGGAGCTGGCGAAGCTGGCGCGCGACGGGTTCGTCCGGGCGCGCATAGACGGCGAGGTCCATGAGCTGGCCGACCCGCCGAAGCTGGACAAGAAGAAAAAGCACGACATCGACCTGATGGTCGACCGGCTGGTGATAAAGCCCTCCTCCAGGCAGAGGCTCGCCGACTCGCTCGAGATCGCTCTGAAACACGGCGACGGGATAGTGAAGGTGGAGACAGGGACCGGGGACCGGGGATCCGGGACCGGGAAAGGTCTTTCGGGTCACGGGTCACGGGTCACGGGTCACGAGATTCTGCTCTCCGAAAAACACGCGTGCCCGCACTGCGGGATATCGCTGCCTGAGATCCAGCCCCAGCTCTTCTCGTTCAACAGCCCCAGGGGCGCGTGCGCGGACTGCGACGGGCTCGGGGTGAGGCGCTACTTCGACCCGGACCTCATCGTGCCCAACAGGCAGCTCTCGCTCCGCGAGGGCGCGATCATGCCCTGGCGCAAGAAGAACGCCACCGATTACATAGAGCTCGTGGAGGCGCTGTCGAAGCACTACAGGGCCGACATCTACACCCCGTTCGCCGAGCTGCCGGAGAGGCTCAGGGAGACGATCCTCCACGGCTCCGGCGACGAACAGATCGCTTTCACATACGACACCGGACGCGGCAGGAAGCGTTACACCGCGAAGTTCGAGGGCATAATCCCGTCTCTGCAGAGGCGATGGGAGGAGACGCAATCGTTCGCGGTGCGCGAGGAGATCGAGCGCTACATGAACATGCGCCCCTGCCCCACATGCGGGGGCACGAGGCTCAAAGCCGAGAGCCTGGCCGTGCTCGTGGGCGAAAAGAACATCTCCGAGCTCTGCGCCCTCTCGATCGACCAGGCGCTCCGGTTCGTAAAGGGGCTTCGCCTCGATGCGAAGCGCAGCGAGATAGCGAAGGGCGTTCTCAAGGAGATCACGGAGAGGCTCGGGTTCCTCACTGAGGTGGGACTGGGCTACCTCACCCTGGACCGGGCCTCGGCTACGCTCGCCGGCGGCGAGGACCAGCGCATAAGGCTCGCCACCCAGATCGGCTCCGCCCTCACCGGGGTCCTCTACGTGCTGGACGAGCCCTCGATCGGCCTGCACCAGCGCGACAACCACCGCCTCATAAACACGCTGAAAAGGCTGCGCGACTTGCGCAACACGGTGCTCGTGGTCGAGCACGACCGCGACATGATGCTCGCCTCGGACCACATCATAGATCTCGGGCCCGGGGCCGGGGTGGCCGGCGGCCGCGTGGTGGCAACCGGCACGCCCGACGAGGTCTCCCTCAACGGCGACTCGCTCACCGGGCTCTATCTCGCGGGCAAACGCGCGATCGAGAAGCCCAGGAGCCGGCGCAGGCCCTCCGTCGACTGGATCGAGATCATAGGCGCCTCGGAGCACAACCTCAAGAGCATCGACGTCCGGATACCGCTCGGCCTCATGACCGCGGTCACCGGCGTCTCCGGCTCCGGCAAGTCCACGCTCGTCACCGAGACGCTTCTCGCCGCCCTCAGGCAGCGGATCTACCGCTCCAGGGACGCGGCCGGGCAGGTTGAAGAGATCCGCGGCTGGGAGCGGATCGCCAAGGTGATCGACATCGACCAGTCCCCCATCGGCCGCACCCCGCGCTCGAATCCGGCCACATACACCGGCATCTTCACGCACATCCGCGACCTCTTTTCCGAGCTCCCCGAGTCGAAGGCCCGCGGCTACAGGCCCGGCCGTTTCTCGTTCAACGTCAAGGGCGGCCGCTGCGAGGCGTGCGAGGGGGACGGCATCATCCGCATAGAGATGCACTTTCTGCCCGACGTCTTCGTGGAGTGCGAGGTCTGCCGCGGCATGCGGTTCAACCGCGAGACCCTCGAGGTGACCTACAAGGGAAAGAACATCTCCGAGGTGCTGAAGATGACGGTCGCCGAGGCCCACCGATTCTTCGAGAACATCCCGCCGCTGGCGCACAAGCTCGAGACCCTGGTCGAGGTCGGGCTGGAGTACATAGAGCTCGGCCAGGCGGCCACGACCCTCTCCGGCGGCGAGGCGCAGCGGATAAAGCTCTCGAGGGAGCTCTCCCGCAGGCCCCGGATGACCGACGAGGGGATGCGCGGGAAAACACTGTACATCCTCGACGAGCCGACCACCGGGCTGCACTTCGACGACGTGCACAAGCTGCTGGGCGTGCTCGAGGCGCTGGTCGAGGCGGGCAACACTGTGATCGTCATCGAGCACAACCTTGACGTCATCAAGTTTGCCGATTATTGTGTCGACCTCGGGCCCGAGGGGGGAGACGCGGGCGGCGAGGTGGTGGCGGTCGGCACGCCGGAGGAGATCGCAGCCAACCCGAAATCCCACACAGGAAGATACCTCAAGGAAGTCCTCTGAACACACAAGGAGACACGATGAAGAGAAACCTGAGATTCACTGTCGCACTCGCACTGGCAGCGCTCATCCCCTCGGTCGCATCTTCGGCCATGACCGGCGACTCCGGGTCCGCTGCCCAAGCGGCAGGCTCGCGGCAGTTCTCGGCCGAGGCCAAACTCCCCACGGGGGAGCCGATCTCCGCGGTCATAGTGGCCGATCCGGCCGACGAGGGGCGGGCCAGGGCGGCCCTCTCCTCCGCGATGTCTCGCGCCCAGCAGTTCTCCGGCGAGTTCTTCTCGGAGGGAGGCGTGGCGAGCCGGCTCGACTCCCTCGGCAAGGGCGAGAAGCTCGAGCTCTCGCCGACCGCCTTCGACTTTCTGCAGAGGGCTGTCACGCTCTCGCAGCAGAGCGACGGCTTCTTCGACGTGGCCGGCCCCTCGCCCAAGCGCATGTTCACCAAGAGCGACTCCAGGCGCATCGAGCTCGACGGGGCGACCCGAACCGTCTCCTTCAGGGACTCCGACATGAAGCTCGACCTCACGAAGATCGCCCTGGGGTTCACCTGCGACCTCATGATGGAGACGATCGCGGGCGAAGGCTTCGCAAACGCCAGCGCGTCCGCAGGCCCTGTCACTCGCAACATCGGCCGCGACATATACACCCCCTGGGACATCGTGGTGGGCTTCGGCGAGAGGACCGAGACGGGCGCGCATCGAGCCTATCGCTACGGGGTGTCGAACGTCTCTGCCACGACGGTCACGCCCGAGGGCCTGGGCCGGGGGCTGACCGACCCGATCAACAAGTCGCAGGTCTCCTGGGGGGACTCGCTGCGAAGCGTCACCGTCATCGCCTCGAACGCCATGACCGCCACCGCCTTCGCTCTGGCCGCTTACACGGTGGGCCCCAAGTACGCGATGAAGTACGTGACCGGGCACCCCTCAGTGAAGGGCATCGTGGTGGACGGCCAGGGCAACCTCACCGCCTCCAAGGGCATGATCGTCGAGGGACTGTCCTACGAGAAGAGCGTGAACGAACAGACCGCCAGCG
This is a stretch of genomic DNA from Pseudomonadota bacterium. It encodes these proteins:
- the uvrA gene encoding excinuclease ABC subunit UvrA encodes the protein MSEQGIVVRGARMHNLKNIDVTIPRNKLVVVTGLSGSGKSSLAFDTIYAEGQRRYIESLSAYARQFLGQMDKPDVDSIEGLSPAISIEQRTASKNPRSTVGTATEIYDYLRLLYARAGTPHCVKCGRPIEGQTVQQMVDRLTELPEGARIVLFAPIASGRKGEYAKELAKLARDGFVRARIDGEVHELADPPKLDKKKKHDIDLMVDRLVIKPSSRQRLADSLEIALKHGDGIVKVETGTGDRGSGTGKGLSGHGSRVTGHEILLSEKHACPHCGISLPEIQPQLFSFNSPRGACADCDGLGVRRYFDPDLIVPNRQLSLREGAIMPWRKKNATDYIELVEALSKHYRADIYTPFAELPERLRETILHGSGDEQIAFTYDTGRGRKRYTAKFEGIIPSLQRRWEETQSFAVREEIERYMNMRPCPTCGGTRLKAESLAVLVGEKNISELCALSIDQALRFVKGLRLDAKRSEIAKGVLKEITERLGFLTEVGLGYLTLDRASATLAGGEDQRIRLATQIGSALTGVLYVLDEPSIGLHQRDNHRLINTLKRLRDLRNTVLVVEHDRDMMLASDHIIDLGPGAGVAGGRVVATGTPDEVSLNGDSLTGLYLAGKRAIEKPRSRRRPSVDWIEIIGASEHNLKSIDVRIPLGLMTAVTGVSGSGKSTLVTETLLAALRQRIYRSRDAAGQVEEIRGWERIAKVIDIDQSPIGRTPRSNPATYTGIFTHIRDLFSELPESKARGYRPGRFSFNVKGGRCEACEGDGIIRIEMHFLPDVFVECEVCRGMRFNRETLEVTYKGKNISEVLKMTVAEAHRFFENIPPLAHKLETLVEVGLEYIELGQAATTLSGGEAQRIKLSRELSRRPRMTDEGMRGKTLYILDEPTTGLHFDDVHKLLGVLEALVEAGNTVIVIEHNLDVIKFADYCVDLGPEGGDAGGEVVAVGTPEEIAANPKSHTGRYLKEVL
- a CDS encoding FAD:protein FMN transferase, which gives rise to MKRNLRFTVALALAALIPSVASSAMTGDSGSAAQAAGSRQFSAEAKLPTGEPISAVIVADPADEGRARAALSSAMSRAQQFSGEFFSEGGVASRLDSLGKGEKLELSPTAFDFLQRAVTLSQQSDGFFDVAGPSPKRMFTKSDSRRIELDGATRTVSFRDSDMKLDLTKIALGFTCDLMMETIAGEGFANASASAGPVTRNIGRDIYTPWDIVVGFGERTETGAHRAYRYGVSNVSATTVTPEGLGRGLTDPINKSQVSWGDSLRSVTVIASNAMTATAFALAAYTVGPKYAMKYVTGHPSVKGIVVDGQGNLTASKGMIVEGLSYEKSVNEQTASDGGSNDLKQKEREEAAQ